A genomic segment from Glycine soja cultivar W05 chromosome 18, ASM419377v2, whole genome shotgun sequence encodes:
- the LOC114397712 gene encoding protein LSM12 homolog, with protein MEGGNNSSSNNNPEELAVGCLLSIRTTLGDEFEGQVVTFDRPSNILVLQEPSKPSPRRNLRLLKANYIKDFTFLGHAQDPLDPNTCFLDLTALQQREDVAVRQAEADAERIGVGVTSEAQSIFDALSKTLPVRWDKTVIVVMNEVRVSSPYHSESVVGGTPAANDRVKKVLDFERKRLQLRSSGGQ; from the exons ATGGAGGGTGGGAACAACAGCAGCAGTAACAACAACCCTGAGGAGTTGGCGGTGGGGTGCTTGCTTTCGATCAGGACAACGTTGGGCGACGAATTCGAAGGCCAGGTCGTCACCTTCGATCGCCCCTCCAACATTCTCGTACTCCAGGAGCCTTCCAAACCTAGCCCTCGTCGAAATCTTAGGTTGCTCAAAGCCAATTACATCAAAGACTTCACCTTTCTCGGCCATGCCCAAGACCCTCTTGATCCCAACACCTGCTTCCTTGACCTCACCGCTCTCCAACAAAGGGAAGATGTTGCTGTTAG ACAAGCGGAGGCTGATGCTGAGAGGATTGGGGTTGGTGTTACCAGCGAGGCACAGAGCATCTTTGATGCTTTGTCCAAAAC GCTTCCAGTCCGCTGGGACAAGACAGTCATAGTTGTGATGAATGAGGTGCGTGTCAGCAGTCCTTATCACTCTGAATCTGTTGTTGGAGGTACTCCTGCTGCAAATGACCGGGTGAAGAAAGTG CTTGACTTTGAGAGGAAGAGGTTGCAACTTCGCAGTTCTGGTGGTCAGTAA